The DNA sequence AAGATATCAAAGTAAAGAAAGTTCTTGATCAGCAGACCATGTGTTTTCATACCTTGTTTCAATGCTCCTATCTGGGAGTATGCTGTCAGAATGCTCACCCAAGTGCCCTGGTTCGGCACTGCATCGCTATAATCGTTCATCGAATGATACACATCGATTGCCTCATTCGCTAAACCGTTTTGAGAATAACCTGTTATCAAAGTGTTCCATGAGACCACATCTTTGACAGGAAGTTCTTCAAAAACTTTTCGTGCTGAATCTATAAACCCCAACTTAGCATACATGTCTATAATTGCATTACCAATGACAACATCTTGTAGAAACCAACCTTTCCTTGTAACAAATCCATGAATAGACCTACTACTTAAGAAATTGCCAAGTTCAGCAGCAACAGAAGCCAAACTCACCAGTGTCAACAAGTCGGGTACCACCCCAGTANCGTCGGGTACCGACCCAGTAGCGTGCATCTTTTTGTACAATCCAAGAGCCACCACTGGCTCTTTATTCTGCTCGAATGCAGCAATCAAAGAATTCCACGATACAATATCCTTCGCTTCGATTTGGTTGAAAATGGNAGTCGGGTACCACCCCAGTAGCGTGCATCTTTTTGTACAATCCAAGAGCCACCACTGGCTCTTTATGCTGCTCGAACGCAGCAATCAAAGAGTTCCACGATACAATATCCTTCGCTTCGATTTGGTTGAAAATGGTTTCTGCACTTCCCAGTTCACCAAATTTGGCATACATGTTTATCAATGCATTACAGACAAACAAGTCGAATTCCAACCCGAGCTTGATGGCATAGACATGAATTAGGACACCGCTTATTATATCATCCAACTGCGCACAAATCGGAAGTAGACTTGAAAATGTTACAGAATCCATATTTACACTCTTGAATCGCATCTNGTCCAACTGTGCACAAATAGGAAGTAGACTTGAAAATGTTACAGAATCCATATTTACACTCTNATCCAACTGCGCACAAATCGGAAGTAGACTTGAAAATGTTACAGAATCCATATTTACACTCTTGAATCGCATCTCATCAAAGACTTCCAATGCTTCTACAACTTTACCATTAAGACAAAACCCTGAAATCATAGCATTCCATGTACCGATATCTCGAATCATCAAGCTATCAAACAAGTTACGAGCTAAATTGACAAAGCCAAACCGAGAATAAAAATGGATCAAAGAAGCAGCAATGAATACATCACATTCAAAACCCAATTTTAGAGCCAAGCAATGTATCTTCTTCCCATCATCTAGATTTCCACATGCCCTTATAACAGGAGGAAATGTGTAATAATCAGGCTGAAGGATAGAGGTTGACATAAATTCATGGAAACAATCTACAGCTTCATGGAAGTGACCAATGCGAGCATAAGCAGATATCATAGAATTCCATGTGTAGACATCTTTTGCCTGAATTTGGTCAAAAGTACGGCGAGCGAACGATACATCACCAAGAAAAGCATAAAGATTGATGAGTTTAGCAGAAAGAAAGATGCTCTGAACCTTCCCAGACACCACAAGTAGTGCATGAAGTCGCTTAGCAAGGTGCACTTTTTTGCAGACAGGGAATAGTCGGTTGAAatcaatttcctttttctcaatttca is a window from the Cucurbita pepo subsp. pepo cultivar mu-cu-16 unplaced genomic scaffold, ASM280686v2 Cp4.1_scaffold002739, whole genome shotgun sequence genome containing:
- the LOC111786776 gene encoding pentatricopeptide repeat-containing protein At4g33990-like, with the protein product MSIVLRFLPCKWRRISLFRPSFQACCPLYSATTTSPKYYFDEVEIEKKEIDFNRLFPVCKKVHLAKRLHALLVVSGKVQSIFLSAKLINLYAFLGDVSFARRTFDQIQAKDVYTWNSMISAYARIGHFHEAVDCFHEFMSTSILQPDYYTFPPVIRACGNLDDGKKIHCLALKLGFECDVFIAASLIHFYSRFGFVNLARNLFDSLMIRDIGTWNAMISGFCLNGKVVEALEVFDEMRFKSVNMDSVTFSSLLPICAQLDDIISGVLIHVYAIKLGLEFDLFVCNALINMYAKFGELGSAETIFNQIEAKDIVSWNSLIAAFEQHKEPVVALGLYKKMHATGVVPDLLTLVSLASVAAELGNFLSSRSIHGFVTRKGWFLQDVVIGNAIIDMYAKLGFIDSARKVFEELPVKDVVSWNTLITGYSQNGLANEAIDVYHSMNDYSDAVPNQGTWVSILTAYSQIGALKQGMKTHGLLIKNFLYF